In the Pseudochaenichthys georgianus chromosome 1, fPseGeo1.2, whole genome shotgun sequence genome, one interval contains:
- the LOC117446549 gene encoding arf-GAP with dual PH domain-containing protein 2-like, which yields MACVERNNKIMFDLVRQPGNTFCADCGVPDPDWASYTLGIFVCLNCSGIHRNLPAVSRMKSIRLDHWDDSLVEFMQERGNTVAKAIFEKCVPAFFYQPLQKDCMVLKDQWIRAKYERREFTGENEFFKQAYCSELFESTLWKKGKDNKQFLKRIFQLSRKDFTLRYFIKEDSKLPKVVISMKDLNAVFQPEKIGHNHGLQISYVHGERTRNLFVYHEKGQAIVSLFNAIRATRLAYLQRKHPTLRDNDLIPQLTRYCLKEGYMEKTGPTHREPFKKRWFTLCSMNRKLLYSKNPLDATELGAVFIGTESHSYSASESSGRSSRGGRWNCGIMLQTPDRQYVFMCEQHQEQKEWLEAFRKIISQPMTPEDYANEANMRRGK from the exons ATGGCCTGTGTGGAGAGAAATAACAAAATCATGTTCGATTTGGTGCGACAGCCAGGCAACACCTTTTGTGCTGACTGTGGAGTTCCTG ATCCTGACTGGGCCTCATACACTCTTGGTATCTTTGTGTGCCTGAACTGCTCGGGGATTCATCGTAATTTGCCTGCTGTCAGCAGAATGAAATCCATACGTCTGGATCACTGGGACGATTCACTCGTAGAG TTCATGCAGGAAAGAGGAAATACTGTAGCCAAAGCCATATTTGAGAAGTGTGTCCCTGCCTTCTTCTACCAGCCGCTACAGAAAGACTGCAT GGTTCTTAAGGATCAATGGATCCGTGCAAAGTATGAAAGAAGAGAATTCACAGGAGAAAATGAGTTCTTTAAGCAAGCTTATTGCTCAG AACTGTTTGAGTCAACTCTATGGAAAAAGGGCAAAGACAACAAGCAGTTTTTAAAGAGGATCTTCCAGCTGTCCCGGAAAGACTTCACCCTGAGATACTTTATTAAAGAGGAT TCCAAGCTACCCAAAGTTGTCATCTCCATGAAGGACCTGAATGCAGTTTTTCAGCCAGAGAAGATTGGTCACAATCACGGTCTGCAGATATCTTACGTGCATGGGGAACGCACCAGGAATCTGTTTGTTTATCACGAGAAAGGACAG GCGATTGTGTCGTTGTTCAACGCTATTCGGGCAACACGCTTGGCCTACCTGCAGAGGAAACACCCCACTCTTCGAGATAATGAT TTAATACCCCAGTTAACGAGATATTGCCTGAAGGAGGGGTACATGGAGAAAACTGGGCCGACG CATCGGGAGCCATTCAAGAAGAGGTGGTTCACACTGTGCTCCATGAACAGGAAACTTCTGTATTCTAAAAATCCCCTG GATGCAACAGAGCTGGGTGCTGTCTTCATCGGCACGGAGAGCCACAGCTACTCTGCTTCAGAGAGCAGCGGGCGGAGTTCGAGGGGCGGCCGGTGGAATTGTGGCATCATGCTGCAAACTCCGGACAGGCAgtatgtgtttatgtgtgagCAGCATCAGGAGCAGAAGGAGTGGCTGGAGGCCTTCAGAAAGATAATCTCCCAACCCATGACCCCAGAGGACTACGCTA ATGAAGCCAACATGAGGAGAGGAAAATGA
- the tefm gene encoding transcription elongation factor, mitochondrial, with product MWLARQFLSSVVQRSQYAGQSGLFHRPRHGCLPKLEPRYLQCTSCWQSRVPVAGFETLNASITSTSEPCDEANRSLDACYTSQQKDTILQMLNNASPSELAGVKLLRGRKSVNIVEYRTKNGPFKTLESVVNVPLLKHKSAVTVFNSILNPVKRERNVRIQLAKFIRPEVDRSWLEEANAIVSIVCGTNKIAWAHVDREMMVLDWQELECPHFLKGTYLASAYLNDVSAVLKVLPSANFYIIEKSSISVQNTALFPIMAHMRTVEAMLFSLLEPRNLAQDSNIPPKVLNMMRTAVGRHFELMVGDSRTSGARAVRKLMSDSVTKELPRINFPPNLLMKYRNAFQMNSKSEGEELCNALLQAVAFYELLSKSSA from the exons ATGTGGCTCGCCAGGCAATTTCTGTCTTCGGTCGTTCAGAGAA GTCAGTATGCGGGACAGTCTGGTTTATTCCATCGTCCTCGGCATGGCTGCCTCCCGAAGCTGGAGCCGCGGTACCTTCAGTGCACAAGTTGCTGGCAGAGCCGGGTTCCCGTGGCAGGCTTTGAGACCCTGAACGCCTCCATCACCTCCACCTCAGAGCCCTGCGATGAGGCCAATAGATCCCTGGATGCCTGCTACACATCCCAACAAAAAGACACCATCCTCCAGATGCTCAACAACGCCTCACCGTCAGAGCTGGCAGGCGTCAAGCTCCTCCGAGGCCGCAAGTCAGTCAACATCGTGGAGTACAGGACTAAAAACGGACCTTTTAAAACTCTGGAGAGTGTGGTGAACGTACCGCTGCTGAAACACAAAAGTGCTGTCACTGTGTTCAACTCCATCCTCAACCCCGTGAAGAGGGAGAGGAACGTGAGGATTCAGTTGGCCAAGTTTATCAGGCCAGAGGTCGACAGGTCCTGGTTGGAG GAGGCGAATGCAATTGTGTCAATTGTGTGCGGGACTAATAAAATCGCCTGGGCTCATGTGGACCGTGAGATGATGGTGTTGGATTGGCAAGAGCtagaatgtccacatttcctTAAGGGAACATACCTGGCTTCTGCTTACTTGAATGAT GTTTCTGCAGTTCTGAAAGTCCTCCCCTCAGCTAACTTTTACATAATCGAGAAATCCTCCATCTCGGTGCAGAACACAGCTCTGTTCCCGATCATGGCCCACATGAGGACTGTGGAGGCCATGTTGTTTTCTCTGCTGGAGCCGAGAAACTTAGCCCAGGACTCCAACATACCTCCAAA GGTGTTGAACATGATGCGTACCGCTGTGGGGCGTCACTTTGAACTCATGGTGGGCGACTCGCGGACCAGTGGAGCGCGGGCAGTGCGAAAGCTGATGTCAGATTCGGTGACAAAGGAGCTCCCGAGGATAAACTTCCCCCCCAATCTGCTGATGAAGTACAGGAATGCTTTCCAGATGAACAGCAAGAGCGAAGGAGAGGAACTCTGTAACGCTCTGCTCCAGGCTGTGGCTTTTTATGAACTGCTCAGCAAATCCTCCGCTTAG
- the atad5b gene encoding LOW QUALITY PROTEIN: ATPase family AAA domain-containing protein 5b (The sequence of the model RefSeq protein was modified relative to this genomic sequence to represent the inferred CDS: inserted 1 base in 1 codon), producing the protein MRNKLKRSNKCKDAPCPSREQPRTAEVIRLVLSDSSCSYDETSPERDPASLAAGDTHVAPAGISTTQVKPLQEQRKTFCPKYVKIAPIFIRTTKQSQSKRSRDVKLDQPADQVQELVLPDVQLGKSQQRASPTERKRSWRAQLSASALHICMEEIQTSNPALSVQTVFNTLQKKASERLQNVGSTAENSRQIHLTEKRKRINENSERVFKRLRSSVTAEDTVGMGHCPVSTHFIQEYPVPLVQQQRRSNKLSRTHRLRQQRGSPAGLVNHYEPLPLLINQSESCIQSLKTSDILQKDSSFEDVLWTDKYSPQHISEVIGNSASVNKLQSWLKKWKLRADCDERRKMEEKKQEDNRNDSWDCGDFQGEGGAEGDREEPLCNTMLITGPPGVGKTASVYACAQELGFKVFEVNCSSQRSGRHVLSQLKEATQSHLVEMPGKDPLKPTYFNNYSINSCTPRPDTLPEKTVRPKNITCTSKRKAAQKLGHPSRKGKANQPTVTLTNYFQMKAKADRLHLLPSDEPDGRKSVNPSPGSDQTVPQNKKTATSLILFEEVDVIFHDDVGFFSAIKTFMTTTKRPVVLTTNDPLFRERFNCSLEEITFKTPSVVNVCSYLQLVALAESVQLELDAVKRLVSLCRGDVRRCLLQLQLWLQSGGGQTSCEELTHVQYLSGRKRGQDVDLQLPKYEPCCAASMLGLHTVTQNQLVNLLQSNVWSENDTEQLLRLLAESWRGGVLVLRCRTRRTLLTSXLHIKQLDGYVSVKASATNSKSVKNISRLSRNKCITAMIDDTSSSSLTQRTPLSSKRAPSAAATKRDETEKKAVGFETDCLDALTDFFDLMSYLDSTMPAAAAPLVSGRSETFVWTGAEIKDGMTDEMSADDDVCWTLSQEGLLDVQAAAEGLGFHRCCYRVSEAWTEAHKYKQEVGDASWRRLVERLTIPASSKHQGLSFSFQPPCAASVCRRRYELSRKVLGSKSFGLLGNTRAVSVDYMPVLRYICRSQREQKEEPVGCLNYLSSTRLGLSKSTIQLLAEDFP; encoded by the exons ATGCGAAACAAACTCAAGCGGAGCAACAAATGTAAAGATGCTCCATGTCCGAGCAGAGAGCAGCCGAGAACAGCCGAGGTGATCAGGTTGGTGTTGTCAGACTCGAGTTGTTCCTATGATGAAACATCACCAGAGAGAGATCCAGCCTCGCTGGCTGCAGGAGACACACATGTTGCTCCTGCAGGCATCTCCACCACACAAGTTAAACCACTTCAGGAGCAGAGGAAGACTTTTTGCCCAAAATACGTTAAAATTGCACCAATTTTCATACGTACAACTAAGCAAAGCCAGAGTAAACGGAGCCGGGATGTGAAACTGGATCAGCCTGCAGACCAGGTGCAGGAATTAGTGCTCCCTGATGTGCAGCTGGGGAAAAGTCAGCAGCGTGCATCACctacagagagaaagagatccTGGAGAGCACAGCTGTCAGCCTCAGCTCTGcacatctgcatggaggaaatCCAAACCTCCAACCCAGCGTTATCAGTGCAAACAGTGTTCAATACTTTGCAGAAGAAAGCGAGTGAGAGGCTGCAGAATGTGGGATCCACAG CAGAAAACTCCCGTCAAATTCACTTAACTGAGAAGAGAAAACGGATAAATGAAAACTCTGAGAGGGTGTTCAAACGTCTGAGGTCTAGTGTCACAGCAGAGGATACCGTTGGTATGGGTCACTGTCCCGTGTCAACACATTTTATCCAGGAATATCCTGTCCCATTGGTCCAACAACAGCGCAGAAGCAACAAACTCAGTCGTACTCACAGGCTGAGGCAGCAACGTGGGAGCCCAGCAGGCCTGGTGAACCACTATGAGCCCCTTCCTCTACTGATAAATCAATCAGAGTCTTGCATCCAGTCACTCAAAACCTCTGACATCCTTCAAAAAG ATTCCAGTTTTGAGGATGTTCTCTGGACAGACAAATACAGTCCTCAGCATATAAGTGAAGTCATTGGCAACTCCGCCTCTGTGAATAAACTACAAAG TTGGTTAAAGAAATGGAAACTAAGAGCTGACTGTGATGAGAGGAGAAAAATGGAAGAGAAGAAGCAAGAAGATAACAGAAATG ACTCATGGGACTGTGGAGACTTCCAGGGTGAGGGGGGGGCCGAGGGCGACCGAGAGGAGCCGCTCTGCAACACCATGCTGATCACCGGACCTCCAGGGGTGGGAAAGACCGCCTCGGTGTACGCCTGCGCCCAGGAGCTTGGCTTCAAG GTGTTTGAGGTGAACTGCTCCTCCCAGCGCAGTGGCCGCCATGTTCTGTCCCAGCTGAAGGAAGCTACCCAGTCCCATCTAGTGGAGATGCCAGGGAAGGACCCACTGAAACCAACCTACTTCAACAACTACAGCATCAACAGCTGCACTCCTAGACCTGACACTTTACCTG AAAAAACAGTGCGTCCCAAAAACATCACCTGTACCTCTAAAAGGAAAGCAGCTCAGAAATTAGGTCACCCAAGTCGCAAAGGAAAAGCAAATCAACCAACAGTCACTTTGACCAACTACTTTCAAATGAAGGCCAAAGCAGATCGCTTACACTTATTGCCATCTGATGAACCAGATGGCAGGAAATCCGTAAACCCATCACCAGGCTCTGATCAAACGGTGCCGCAGAACAAAAAGACTGCCACGTCGCTCATTCTGTTTGAAGAG GTTGATGTCATTTTTCATGATGATGTGGGTTTCTTTTCGGCCATCAAAACGTTCATGACAACCACTAAAAGACCGGTCGTTCTGACCACCAATG ATCCCTTATTCAGGGAGAGATTTAACTGCAGCTTGGAGGAAATCACTTTCAAAACCCCATCAGTG GTGAATGTCTGCAGCTACCTGCAGCTGGTGGCTTTGGCTGAGAGCGTGCAGCTGGAGCTGGACGCTGTCAAGAGGCTGGTCAGTCTGTGCAGAGGAGACGTCAGGCGCTGTCtgctgcagctgcagctctggcTGCAGAGTGGAGGAGGACAGACATCTTGTGAGGAGCTTACTCATGTACAGT ATTTGAGTGGTCGTAAAAGAGGACAAGATGTAGACCTCCAGCTTCCTAAATATGAGCCATGCTGTGCTGCTAGCATGCTGGGTCTCCACACTGTGACCCAAAACCAACTGGTAAACCTTTTACAG TCTAATGTTTGGTCTGAAAATGACACGGAGCAGCTCCTGAGGCTCCTGGCAGAGAGCTGGAGAGGGGGTGTTCTCGTGCTGCGCTGCAGAACGAGACGGACCCTCCTGACAT ATCTTCACATCAAGCAGCTCGATGGATATGTCAGTGTTAAGGCATCAGCCACCAACAGCAAATCTGTTAAGAACATCTCCAGGCTTAGCAGAAACAAATGTATCACAGCAATGATTGACGACACATCATCTTCCAGTTTGACACAAAGAACTCCATTATCATCAAAAAGGGCTCCTTCAGCAGCTGCTACTAAAAGAGACGAGACTGAAAAAAAAGCAGTCGGATTTGAAACCGACTGCCTGGACGCTTTGACAGACTTCTTTGACCTCATGTCGTACCTTGACTCAACAATGCCAGCTGCAGCAGCGCCGCTCGTTTCAGGCCGATCTGAGACCTTTGTCTGGACGGGGGCTGAGATAAAAGATGGGATGACGGATGAGATGAGTGCAGACGATGATGTGTGCTGGACTTTGAGCCAGGAGGGGCTGCTGGACGTTCAGGCTGCTGCTGAGGGATTGGGGTTTCACAGGTGCTGTTATCGAGTGTCTGAGGCGTGGACTGAAGCCCACAAATATAAACAGGAAGTGGGAGACGCAAGTTGGCGGAGGCTGGTGGAGAGACTGACAATACCTGCCTCTTCCAAACACCAGGGCCTCAGCTTTAGTTTTCAACCTCCGTGTGCAGCAAG CGTGTGCAGGCGGAGGTACGAGCTGAGCAGGAAAGTGCTTGGCAGTAAATCCTTCGGCCTGCTGGGGAACACACGAGCCGTCAGTGTGGACTACATGCCCGTCCTCCGATACATCTGTCGGTCTCAGAGAGAACAGAAAGAGGAGCCAGTCGG GTGTCTGAACTACCTCAGCAGCACTCGCCTGGGCCTCTCAAAGTCAACCATCCAACTCCTGGCAGAAGATTTCCCGTAG